The nucleotide sequence CCTGGACGCCCACCCGGAGGTGGGGAACAACTTCGTCCTGGCCCGGGGGCTTGGGCTATTGGACCTCGAGCCCTGGGACGTGGGGGCGAAGGGACGGTTCCCCGGGCCTACCCCCCTCCTCGAGGTGGCGGACCGGCTGGGCGAGCTCACCGGGGTGGAGCCCTTGGTGCACCAGGGCGGGGCCGAGGCCGTGGAGACGGCCATCGTGGTCTCGGGCTCGGGAACGAGCCTCCTCCCCAAGGTGGACGCCGACCTCTTCATCACCGGGGAGCCCAAGCACAGCGTCTTCCACGAAACCCTGGAACGGGGACTGAACGTCCTCTACGCCGGGCACTACGCCACGGAGACCTTCGGGGTGAAGGCCTTGGCCGCGCACTTAGAGGAGCGCTTCGGCCTCCCCTGGGTCTTCCTGGACCACCCCACGGGGCTTTAGATGCCGGGGCTCTTCCTCACCCTCGAGGGCCTGGACGGGGCGGGCAAGACCACGCAGGCCGGGCGCCTCGCCGCCTTCCTGGAGGCCCGGGGGCTTCCCGTCCTCCTCACCCGGGAACCCGGCGGGGGGCTTCCTGGGGTGCGGGAGCTGGTCCTCAAGGAGGCCCTCTCCCCCGAGGCGGAGTACCTCCTCCTGAGCGCGGACCGGGCAGAGCACGTGCGGAAGGTCCTCCTTCCCGGGCTAAGGCGGGGCCAGGCCGTGGTCTCGGACCGCTACCTGGACTCTAGCCTCGCCTACCAGGGCTTCGGCCGCGGCCTCCCCCTCCCCTGGCTTCTGGAGGTGGCCAAGGGGGCCACCCTGGGCCTCAAGCCCCGCCTCACCTTTCTCCTGGACCTTCCCCCCGAGCTCGCCCTCGCCCGGGTCAAGGACCCCGACCGCCTGGAGAGGCTTGGCCCCGCCTTTTTTCAGAAGGTCCGGGAGGGCTACCTGGCCCTCGCCCAGGCGGAGCCCGAGCGCTTCGTGGTCCTGGACGCTACCCGCCCGGAGGAGGAGGTGGCGCGGGCCATCCAGGCCCACCTCCTGCCCCTTCTGCCATAATGGGCCCATGCGCCTTTGGCTTTGGGGGGTCCTGGGCCTCCTTCCCTTGGCCCTGGCCCTCACCTTTCCCAAAAGCACCCTCTACGTGGAGGGTAACGGCCGGCGCTACCCCCTCAAGGTGGAGGTGGCCGACACCCCCGAGCGCCAGGCCCAGGGCCTCATGTTCCGGAAAGGCCTCGCCGAGGACGAGGGCATGGTCTTCCTCTTCCCGGA is from Thermus islandicus DSM 21543 and encodes:
- a CDS encoding Nif3-like dinuclear metal center hexameric protein, with amino-acid sequence MEREELVRYLDGYLRLGDFPHDPSLNGLQVEGKGRVHRVGAAVDAGEAIFRKALEAGVDFLLVHHGLFWGKPFPLVGHHKRRLELLFRGGVSLYAAHLPLDAHPEVGNNFVLARGLGLLDLEPWDVGAKGRFPGPTPLLEVADRLGELTGVEPLVHQGGAEAVETAIVVSGSGTSLLPKVDADLFITGEPKHSVFHETLERGLNVLYAGHYATETFGVKALAAHLEERFGLPWVFLDHPTGL
- the tmk gene encoding dTMP kinase: MPGLFLTLEGLDGAGKTTQAGRLAAFLEARGLPVLLTREPGGGLPGVRELVLKEALSPEAEYLLLSADRAEHVRKVLLPGLRRGQAVVSDRYLDSSLAYQGFGRGLPLPWLLEVAKGATLGLKPRLTFLLDLPPELALARVKDPDRLERLGPAFFQKVREGYLALAQAEPERFVVLDATRPEEEVARAIQAHLLPLLP